Genomic segment of Glandiceps talaboti chromosome 17, keGlaTala1.1, whole genome shotgun sequence:
CCATTAACTGAAATGAGAAatggttggagttttcttgagtTGAAAACGTTTATTTCCAAAAAATGTTACCAATAAAATGCAATGTACAACGTGGCTACCAACAACTGAATTAACGAActcttttttgaaatttgatgattcGGCAAAATAGAGTTCATCATGTATATCAATGTATCAATGTACCTGGAAACTTTAATTCAAATTCCTTTTATCTGTACAGAAGAATTTGTATACCGATTACAAAATGCAGAAGCTAAGTGGATTATCACAGTTCCAAGTTGTGTTGACAAAGCTAAGGAAGCTGCTCAACGTGTGGCCAATATAAAGGTATACTTATTTACCAAAAAAGTATGTTGCGTTTGAAAGATAACAAattagttattttatttgtatctaCGTACTCAGCCAAATACCTGGTAACTGATAAGGTGTGAAAGCACTGTTATCGGTCCAAAGTGATAATAAAGTATTTAATTATAAATTATCACACATGCGTATATTATAAtggtatttacatttcatgatgTGCAGAGCATTAACGTAAATATTAATGCAAacctatatgcaaatgagcgcgCGCGATCATCAGGAAATACGAAGTCACCTTGACCTGCCCTAAATGCAAATGCCCTATCACTGGTAATATGCCAGGCATTCCACACTGTGACATGTACACTTACGCCTCATTGAAATCACTCTCGTGACTGTGAAATCTCGTGTGATTGCATAACCGTCTTAATCAGTATCATGAGATATTTCGCAGTCACGTGAGATTTcagtttttatttacaaactaATGAAGACAacacaaatcaatcaatcaatcaatcaatcaatcaatcaatcaatcagtcagtcagtcagtcagtcagtcagtcagtcagtcagtctgtcagtcattcagtcagtcagtcagtcagtcaatcaatcaatcaatcaatcaatcaatcaatcaatcaatcaatcaatcaatcaatcaaatcacgTGTTTACTACTCTAGAATTAATCATGTGACCATAACTATCTACAGGGAATATTTGTGGTTGGTGGGGAGAATTCTGATGGATGTATACCATTCAGTAAACTAATGGAAGACGATGGATCTGCATTTCCTACTGGCGTCAAAATCAACCCTAAGGAGGATATGGTTGTCTTACCATACTCTAGTGGTACTACTGGACTTCCTAAAGGAGTTATGCTTACCcactataatatcatatcaaatctaGAACAAATGAGGTGAGTCTGTTTGCAAAACATTCGTAATTGCTAAATCCATAAAATAATAAACAGATAGATATATAACTAGATAagtatacaaataaatgaatgaataaataaataaacacgtaaataaataaataaataatcaatcaatcaatcaatctatctatcaatgaataaatagatgaataattaaaatacatacatacatacatacatacatacatacatacatacatacatacatacatttcaacaaacaaacaaacaaacataacttTATCTAATATCcaccattttgttgttgtataccgtatatacatgtacaagcatTTAGATTATTATTCTGAATAGAGAAATGCAGTAGGCGACCACAAGTGTTCAGCAAGCACATGTACAGTGATCTTGGTGTGCAGCAATATTAATCTGGTCTACTTGCAATATGCCTTTTAAAGATATATGATGTACGCTGACACTCTTGTCCCCTACGTCATAGGTCACACAAAGGACATACATTATAACAAGCTCTCCATCAGGTATTAAAGTAATGTAAGTTATTTACGCACACGTTTTATCCTTATCAGAATATCCGGCATGCTTAAACTGGACAGTGGTCTTGATGTCATCATATCTGTTGTTCCAAATTTTAATATTGCTGGATTAGTTCTTGTCTTAGCATCTGGGCTACATCAAGGCTCTACTCTGGTAACACTGCCAACATTTGAACCAGAACCAGCAGTGCTTCTAAAGTGCATAGAAGAACACAAGGTACATATGTCCCATAACCATTTTAAAGTAGTAAAACAGAACATTTATACTCAGGAAGGAAAAAAAAACGGTCCATGCAAATGATTTAATATCCGTCAACTTCATTATAACTTACACAATCTTGGAGACTGCAATAGGGATATGCATTTTAATGTGCAGACATAACCTTAACGTTTTCAGTAAGATGCTCATATACTAGGTCATGAATGGTTGGAAACTGTGATCTGTGACTTCCTGATAGCTTCAAATCGGAAGTTAAAAATGTCAATCAACATTAGGAACTTGTAAAACGTGTTAGATAAAGAAACGTGGTTTCATCTAATATTACCTAACAATAATTACTCTTTTCTCTAAATGATTTTAATAACTGATTAGAATATTCCAGTCCTTGACAACtttgatttgtaaaaatataaaatcccTTTTTCCTTAAAATAGGCAACTACTTTTCACTCGTTCTTTCGCGATTACAAGTAATTTCTTTTATCTAGGTGACATCTCTGTACGCGGTACCACcactaataacattttttgCTAAACATCCGATGGTTGACAATTATGATTTGTCATCAATGAAACACATAGGCTCTGGAGCTGCTCCGCTTGGTGCAAGAACAGTTGAGAGTGCCAAAGATAGACTCTCCTCTAATATCAGAGACCTGGTCATACGACAAGGTACGAGCATTTCATACTTGTGCTTCATAAATAATGACCCACAAACTGACTCCAGCTTTATGAATTTCATATTGATAAACTTATTTGACAGTTATATTATGCcttgatgagagagagagagagagagagagagagagagagagagagagagagagagagagagagagagagagagagagagaaaagggggagagagagcgagagagagagagagagagagagagagagagagggggggaagGGGAGGAAAGATATAAGATATAgagtgagttagtgagtgagtgagtgagtgagtgagtgagtgagtgagtgggtgggtgagtgagcgagcgagtgagtgagtgagtgagtgagtgagtgaccaAACGGGAGGGTGGGTCGTATTGTTGTTctctaaaattatatttaatatgtaTACACAAGGTGATTTTTAGTATACTAGGAATATTTGTTATTTAGATGCAACTAAGAATTTAGACTTATTTGGTTTTTTGAGAGGGGGTTACATTCTAATTGTTATTAAGCACTTTTTACTATTTCCTTTCCGAATGTTATTTACTTTCAATGTTAAACTACACTCTTTCGACATGTCCTTCCTTCCACAGGTTATGGCCTGACAGAATCAAGTCCACTTCTCACCATGTGTTCACTTCACCATGAGTTCGATCCTGCATCCGTAGGAATGTTATTACCTAATACATATGGCAAGGTATTAAAATGACCATATGGATCAGGAATGAGTATTTAATTTAGACTTTGGACTTATACAATTTAGTATGTTGCCCTACCTTGAAAAACAGTGTATGAATGTATACACcagatatgtgtatgtatagctCAATAATTGCAAGAACAAACTTTCAAAAGTGCAAAAagcttgtttacaaatcacttcctgtacgtacaataacatgGTTATTACTCTTTTCTTAgctttttattaattttgtaaatttattgaaCTACTATGATCAACTTGGCTTATGCTGGTCtatattgtttttaaagtgAAGGAAACATCGTAAACTTGatttattaataaaacaatccAAAATTAATACCTTTTTCTCATTGCATTAaatctgtattgtattgtattgtattgtattgtattgtattgtattgtattgtattgtattgtattgtattgtattgtattgtattgtattgtattgcatagTACAAAAGAATATTGTCAACAATGTACACCAAAgtttatattatttcaaaagtgaTGATTTGCACAttaacaaatttaaactttacaTTTTCCTATGTCTTGAGAGTcgtatacatttgtaatgtgtGTACGTTCCTGCTTTGATGaagacattttgtttttacagtaTGCTATGTTATcgcttttgttttctttcttttttacaagATTCAAACactaaaattcattttcatgtgTTAATTTGATCAGGTTGTTGATATGGAAACTGGAGAAATCCTTGGTGTTGGTCAAGTTGGAGAGCTTTGTTTCCAAGGACCTCAAATCATGAAAGGTTATCTGAAAAATGAGAACGCAACTAGGGAGATGGTGAAAGATGACTGGCTATATACAGGTGACTAAGTAACATTTTATGCCATTTCTTACAATAGAGGTATACTCGAAACCTAAGCGACTGGTCGATGCAAGATGTATTTAATTTGAAGAAAAGGAAACCAAATGATTACTAAGTAGTCAATGCGAACCCAGCCCTGTTTTCAATAGAATGGTAACTAATATTACACATTGTCCTTATCgttttctgaagaaaaaaacaaagttAAAAAAATGGTTCAATTAAAGTATTTTCTGAAAGATTACATCAGAAATGTTGACATGGGTACTAGTAAGCTGGATAACCGATTTTATAAAAGCATCCCACATCCCACTTACGTAGCGTTGGAAAATGTACCGACATCACGTTGGATCTCTGGTGTGTAAAGCCACGAGTTAAAGTTTTTCATGCTTTTTTTCTTATTGCTTTACATACTTTCTGTACAATGCAGGTGATATTGGATACTATGATGAAACTGGACATTTCTTTGTTATTGATCGATGCAAAGAAGTTATCAAGTACCGAGGTTTTCAAGTAGGTGTTCTAATATTAAATCAAGCTCAAGAGGAGTAAGCATATGAtttccacaatattttttgtaGGCTCTTAGATGAAAACCTATGTCAAATGTATCTTCAGATGCTTAATGGCGTTTTCACAAGACAAAACGGACCTATATATAatgatgtgtctgtctgtctgtctgtctgtctgtctgtctgtctgtctgtctgtctgtctgtctgtctgcctgcctgcctgcctgcctgcctgcctctgtctgtctgtctgtctgtctgtctgtctgtctgtctgtctatctgtctgtctgtgcgtgcgtgcgatAGCATGTAATgcacatatttacatatctttGTACAGATCGCACCTGCAGAATTAGAAGAATTATTACTAACCAACCAAGATATTCAAGATGTTGCTGTGATTGGTCTTCCTGACATGGAGACAGGAGAAGTTCCCAAGGCATTTGTTGTCCCTAAATCTGACAAACTGACATCAGAAGATGTCATTAAGTTTGTTGAAGGTTAGGAAAGTATTAATTTCAGTATAACTGTAGGTTGGTCTATATCATATCGTACAAGTCAGTAATCTGAAAAATTGGACTATGAATATttaacttaaagtggccatatggatgaggattgggtatttattttggatttttaatttacaaaacaattttattgtagcttcctacttgcaaaatcaatgtgacggaaacaacatatgccaagccTGTTAGATTATCaatatgtaaaatcataaatgtttgttattgtacgtacaataacaaaccttttgaCACACATTGCAGCTTTTTGAAATGCATTGAGTTGAAAACACAGGCTTGGTCAATATTCTttaacattgatatttcaagtaggaagccatcataaaattgtttgttagaccaTATGGAGTTAATaacaattttgaattatttttatgtCGTGAAATTGATACCTATATGTTTAGAGATTGCAAAAACGTGGCCAATTCTAGAAGCTGTCCATTTTCTTTTTCAGCGTTCATATGGTAGTGTTCTTCTCCAAGTGTTGACGTTTTACCTGGTTATGTTTATAATTACCCAGGTGTTCTACCCAATCATGTACATATGTCAGATTACAAACACCAAAACAATCTATTAAAGATGTGCCTTTCTGTTTAAGGTTTTGTTCCTTTCTGCAGTCATTCTATCTTCCTTTTTATTTTCCAGAAAATGCTGCTCCACAGAAAAGACTAAGGGGAGGTGTTgaatttataaacaatattcCAAGGTCTGGTGCTGGAAAGATCATGAGGAGAGTTCTGAGAGCTAGGAAATTTGAGAGAAAAGACAATAACTGATTCAGAAGAACATACAGAGTTGAACATACACTTCAAACACAATTTAAGACCAAATTTACAAATGCCTGTATCCTAGCCCCGTTGGGGAAAATCGACAAATCAATAGTACGACTGTATTATATTATGGATGTACCCATTTTAAACACAATTTAAGACCAAAATTGCATAAGTCATAACACCATTAGTGAACGTAAAGGAAACCttacaaatgaatatatatgaatatatacatatagactgAGACATGTCGTCAAGCGTTCATAATAACTGTCTGGGATATGGGGACTATTTCATTCAtcgatatgcaaatgagatagaAACATTTAGGAACCTGTAAATTTATTTTACGTATGTGGTTTATATAGAGACTGTTGATCATTGTAAACACTACTCATTTTATAGGTCCTGGAATGTTTGATTTATATTGAGTAGTTGTTTTAGACTCGCGATGCTAACTCAAAGAATATTCACTTCTGGCTtgcttctgttgttgttgttgttgttgttgttgttgttgttgttgttgttgttgtagttgttgttgctactactgctgtacatgtatgtgtctattAACGAGCCAATTATCTTTAACGTCAAAGATACAAGCAAGAGAAcacattgttacaatttattaGCGCCAAGTTCAAGTGaggaaaaaaaattcattgaaaCGGGTTATCCTGATTTGCAACAGCGCACCTAAAACTACTGATTACCTACAAATGGACTGACAACAATTATTCAAAGATTCACACCTGAGCTTGATGCTTGTAATATGTCTGAAATTATTGCAAAATATCTCATGGAAATACAATTGAAACTCATATTTaaacccatatatatatatatacaacaatcCTACAACAATTATGTCTTTTGTAGTCGAAAGTTTGCACGTCAATTGAGTTTTTTGCTGACATAACGTTGCCTGTGGTAAAGGCAATAGATTGATTTGGTCCTATAAACATAGCTATCACCCTTTCGTTTCCAGTGTGAGTGTAGCAACGTGGAAGGTAAAGTTTAGTCTTTTCCCATTCCGTGCAtatgtcagtttattgtatcaTTTTGTTACCATGTGTTTTAATGATAAACTACATTTTGTCAAACGATCTGTACtcaatgaaatatacaatttcGTATGATCTTGGATATAGACACTTGACATTTGAGGTTATGAATATTGTCAGTTTAGAATTCTCTGTAAAAGTATTGTGTATATGAAACTGTTAGGTTTTGTAGAATAGATTTTTCCAGtataacatgttgatataaatttgcaaaaaattAGATTGTTCACTTTGTCCGGTGTTCTTCATAGCCATGAACTGTTGTACCAATGCTGTCTGTTGTGCACAGTTGGTTTTTCAATACCATGGGCTATTTTCAAATGACGAAGCAGGTGTTGCTTTTTGTCGTCTGGCAGGAACGCAGATCTCGCTGCATTAAATGTCTGGAATATCGACAAAATAGTGGTTATTAATATGGTGGATTATAACACAAACGTCACTCTTTtattcaatagggaacttgcaaacccgccatgttgaatgttgcatcatgggaaatgcgataataaatactaatgaattggtattataaacaatgctgttacattgtttgcaaccaggaacgatcaattcatagttaccctgaccattgtgggaggtttattttatcggtaactCCAGATTATGTGCTACGATagccacagataatcccatagtcctttgcgtctgagcatgctcagtctggattgcaagttccctattagaatGAGCTTTTCTGAACTGTATGACTGCTGATTTTGATCATATATCTTCTTCACATCTACTATGCTTCTATTGACATTAAGTGCGTGATTAGTTTGTGATAAATTTCATAATGAATCATACAGAAGTGTGAATATACCTTTTGCTATTTAGTTCAGGACATGTTCACTTCGTGGTGgtaataacaatatattttgtaacaaaCAAAGTAAAGAAATTCCCATTTTAGCTTGAACCTTCTTATCAACTACAGAATATCGTTTTGTTAAGCTAGAAAATCATTTAACAATGTAATCAGTATATGGAAACGTGTAGTGTAGAGTACGTATAGTGTACGTGTACGGGGTAGTGTAgggtagtgtagtgcagtgcagtgtagtgtatgtgtagtgtagtgtatgtgtagtgtagtgtagtgtagtgtagtgtagtgtagtgtagtgtagtacagtgtagtgcagtgatgccaatgcaatgtagtgtagtgtagtgtagtgtggcaTAGTATAATAGtgcaatgtagtgtagtgttactgtagtgtagtgttgtgcagtgaagtgcagtgcagtgtaatgtaatgtaatgtcatgtcatgtaatgtaatgtaatgtaatgtagtgaagtgtagtgtagtgtagtgtagtgtagtgtagtgtagtgtagtgtagtgtagtgtagtgtagccgTTTTTCTTAAATGCGTACTACTTACGGTCCTTATAAGCTGAGCTTCATTAACACCAATTTTATTGAACGCCACATCGAACTGTTTAGTCAGTGTTGTCTGGAACACACTGTCATCATCGGTATTCAGAGAAAAGTTAACATTGTCAGCTGCAAATCTAAAAGAAGTAGAAAAACCCAAGGTATTAGAAAATAGGAATCGTCTGATTTTAATGCAGGggtattatatttgttttatgaatCCTGTACATTTCCGTCATTATCAAAGTTCGAGGAAGGGTCATTCTGACTACAAATAACTGGACAACTTACTTGGCAGCAGGGTGTTTACTGAAGTCCTCGGTTCCTGCTGTAGACAGATGATAACTTGACATAGGACATACTTCTAGATGGATTCTCTTCTCCTTGATACGTTCATATAGTCTGGCATCATCTAGTACTCGGTATCCATGTCCAATTCTCTCAGCTTTCAACACATCAATTGCTTGTACAACATTGGCGACTGGTCCTGATTCACCTGCATGTACAGTACGATGGATGCCGCAACGTTCGGCTTCctattcatatacatatagaaTTCAGAATGATCGTTTTTGAAACTGGAAACATGAAATTATGATACTACACAATGTTCATGTTTATCAGAAAATGTAAACAGTATCACAACAATAATCTATGACATCAGAAAATTAGCAATGGCATCAtataaaccaaaaaaaaacccaaacattTATTTAGTCAGATGCAACTTAGTAACTTACGTAGTACAATGGGGAAGCTCGTCTGAAAGGTCCCGTCGTCGGTACGCTTAGGTAACTACTCGCTACGGGTCGAGCATATTACATGTTCAacgtagccatatggatgaggattgggtatttattttggatttttaatttataaaagaattttatcatggcttcctacttaaaaaataactttgtgaaataacatatgccaagtccttatttgtaactcaataaagtGCGAAAAAGATTAATACAtatgtaaaaggtttgttattgtattataacaaatattttacacatttttatagctttttgcaatgtattagtgacagtgtatattgtaaagCGCCAGGGAGCATAACTTGATTATTGGCGCCATGAAAGTGCTACAGCACACTAAATATTACGAGTTCATAACATGCTGAAAATGTTCAAACGTTGTtcgaaaattttgcaatttgaGGCACGGAAAATGAGTGATGCACATACCAGGAAGGCGTCGATATCATTTTTACAGGGAGGGATTCGTTCGTCTCCGCATAAATCAATCCCTACGACGGTGTCATTATGGAACTCTTTGCATAACTCAACTATATCACGTGACCATTCTGcaatacaaaataaaagatatattCTTTCATGATATTCAATGCAAAATGGTGAGTAATGAATAAATTGGAAGAAGCGAAACCTATCTAGAAATGCACATAAGAGCAAAGATGATATCGAACACAAAGGCTCCCGGGCAATACAAATCTGTAGTTTAAGGCATAGAGAGAAAAGTAATATACATTGAAAACCATTTTAAATGATAAACTATGTTCTGTGACTGCCATCACGTTGGTAGTCGTGATGCCAACTTAATtggtgagtggaggtgtaaatagtaacgataccgcatagggactagactagcaACTTGGCAGGACTGAGGTGCGGTAATCCATGAAATCATCGTCCTCTAGTTTTTTGGGATTTGTAGTCCTCTTGTCTGTTAGTTGGTGCATTTTCAGTATGAAGAATCTGCATTAGACAAATAAAACCCACCTGGATATCCACGATGACAACACAGAATACTTTTAGCCACGATTCCAAATTCCTGACTTCCTCTGAGCAAGCCTTCATTGACCCAAGTAACCACATCACGTGGGGAAACATCTCCACCGGTTTGTTTTAACGCCACGATATTGTCATTAGCAAACAGGTGAGGGCAATACCGTGTTTCAATGTAAGCCACCCCATCCTTAGCTTTGTCTTCACATAGTTCGTATGCTATTCTTTCCACTGCTTCCTGATCACCACTGTGGACAAATCGCAAATACGATACATTCAGTTTTTATGTAAACACAAGCTTTCAGTTTACCTTGTTGCATACACTACAAAAAGTTGCCCTATCATGATGGTATCACACTGGTATCACACTAGTATGCTAACAATGTTAAAGGATAATATGACCTTTCAACTTTACACTGAATGTACAGACATATTGAGGTCATCTATCTAACTGGTAGAATGCAGAGACTCACCTTTGTCAAAACCAGACcagtcaataaataaaatatcaacattacTTGTGCCAGTCAGAAGGTAGTCGAATTCATTTCAATTAATACCCTGATacctttactaaaattaaaatccaaacGTATACTGTAAAATATCAAGACAGCCGACACAGTAAGTCTTTACAGTACATTATATTGTCCATAATTTACTGATTTAGTTCAATAATCAGTACAACTGACTACAACTCTTTCccattgtatttgtaatgtaaatatttcattgccCTTTCGAGGCACATGATACGATCCGAGATATCTTGTTATCAAGTTGAAAAACTGATGTAATTTAATAACTATATGCAATAGATTTTTTTCATGAAAGTTCGAAGATCCTTTTTATCAAAGTGCATTCGAAATTCTTGGTAGTCCATGATAAAGAATTTGGTttttgcacacacacaccaataatatacataaacattaaCCAATCTAAATTCCGCTTTATCTTCATGTCTATTCGACGCAGATACTAGGCTGCCAACCACGATAACATTCCAAAGGTGAGCCATGGCaagaatattaaatattaagGGTATTATGATTTCTTTTTCAATACATAGATTATTTATACACAGGAGTCTCAAACACTTGCTTAAAAGAAAGtttttaaatgtatacactATATAGTCTATGGAGTCATGGtggtcgaatggttagagtgtcCGACTTAAATTGGAATCTTCAGGTTAAGGGTTAAAACCTcgtcgctgccgtttgtttctgaatgactaaaagTCAAAGATTTGAACCACACTTGTGCcacagtcaacccagctgtatgattggggacctggtaggatagaggttgcaatgtaaaTACTTAAATCCTGTGCgattataaaggctgcaatggattgtatgctcctaGGGAGTTCAGCTGTTGTGTCGCTATAGATctatgccaggggtaataattgtaaagcgttTTGAGCATAGaatgggaaagcgctatataaaaaacaACTTGAATTATTATAATCATTCGTTTAAAAAATCATGTCTACACTTACACAAGCCATGGAAGAAATCTCCCAAATACTTCTAGGAATTTTGGTAGATTCCCAACACCAGTATAGGTTACATCTTCTATAAATTCTTCATATGGTTTCTTACCATAAAACGACCCTTGTTTCCTGTACAGATAAGACAACAAAAAGACCTGATAAGCGAGACAATGTATACGacaaataattatttgttttttattagATCATCGAATCTCTAAAAGAAATAGTAAGCTATGAAGAATAAAGatctaatttgtaaaaaaaatgttttgaatgagTTTAGAATGTGTACGTCTACATCAAGTATTCAATGTATTTACCACCAAATTCTGCCATCTTACTCGTCAACATATATAATTcggtattgtattgtattctaaaAGACTACCTAGAACTGTACACTTGGTGGTCTCACATGTACTGATTCGACCTAGAACTGTACACTTAGTGGTCCCACATGTACTGATTCGACCTAGAACTGTACAATTGGTGGTCTAACGTACATTTATTCGACTTAGAACTGGACACTTGGTGGTCTAACGACACTTGTGGGTGACGGCAGTTATTTGCCATCAACCCATCTACTATGGTATGGTGACATGTACTATTTAGCGTTAGatctaccaccaccaccaccaccaccaccaccaccaccaccaccaccaccaccactactatcCTACCTGTCATTGCAGATCCATTCAAGTACATAATTCATCATTAAACACTAATTAGGGTCCATTTCACATTTGAATTCTAAAATCTAATAATtcagtatatgtacaataaGACGCACTTACCTCGCTAAGTCATACAAAGTGGAACATCGAATACTGCCATCTAAATGACAATGTAACTCCACCTGTCGAATTGTGACAAATTAGTGACAAAGCTTTAAGTTAAagtcatattttttaaataaatctTGGAATAAAAACGTGTGACAAGGAAAGATGACGTTCTATGATCAAATCGCTGGAAACgatttatttgtttcttttttcagTAACCAGCGAATTAAATCAGAGGTAggggtggtgggggtggtggtggggtgcACGTGGGGTGGGGTGAGGTAAGCTTCTCTAAAAATGGCATCCGTTACTAAGCAACTAACTTTAAAAACAATACTCGTTTATCATTTCGATGTAGAGGTCGTCTAGAAAGGTCCAaatgtacaagtcatgtgatATTTACAAGCACAGTCTGCCACAGTTTGATTCATCATAAAACCACTCATATACTGTATTATGATTTGTGGCCACCATCCTGGTCTAACACAGCGACAGAGTATGGGAGATGTGTATCATTTGTtggtatatatgtctgtgtcaAAAGGATTATggtaatatatttacataaagcAATTGATTGTAATGCTAGCTGTCAACGTCAAGTAGTAATGTTCAGCACTCAATCTAAttacataatgtacagctaATCCATGATTCTATAAACCTTTGACGTACCAATTACAACGAATGTCGAAGGTATCAATTCTCTTACCCTGTATTTAGAAAACAACGCTGACGCTGCAGTCTGTGCCATCGTCCATCAAACACACACTGGATCTTACATGTATTCAGTTGATGCTGTAGGCTATACGTTTCATTAAACAATGTACATGATTGACCAATGGAATGTCCAAATGCTTATCGTTTACAATGTCCTTATCATGAGTCTGGGTGCAAAGTATATTCACCTAAAAACAATTGTAGAAGTCAC
This window contains:
- the LOC144448174 gene encoding uncharacterized protein LOC144448174; the protein is MWHVRLLKRTLELGKPLTGKWKVPIISPITTKAVGHARLFVRYLSISTHRHGIVRSRFPDLQIPTDVSLPQYVMSNFEKYGDQVAMVEGLSNRHFTYRQLNDLVGKCGSGLMRAGFKQGDVCALYKPNIPEYFLSFYSVASIGGVNTAINPASTVEEFVYRLQNAEAKWIITVPSCVDKAKEAAQRVANIKGIFVVGGENSDGCIPFSKLMEDDGSAFPTGVKINPKEDMVVLPYSSGTTGLPKGVMLTHYNIISNLEQMRISGMLKLDSGLDVIISVVPNFNIAGLVLVLASGLHQGSTLVTLPTFEPEPAVLLKCIEEHKVTSLYAVPPLITFFAKHPMVDNYDLSSMKHIGSGAAPLGARTVESAKDRLSSNIRDLVIRQGYGLTESSPLLTMCSLHHEFDPASVGMLLPNTYGKVVDMETGEILGVGQVGELCFQGPQIMKGYLKNENATREMVKDDWLYTGDIGYYDETGHFFVIDRCKEVIKYRGFQIAPAELEELLLTNQDIQDVAVIGLPDMETGEVPKAFVVPKSDKLTSEDVIKFVEENAAPQKRLRGGVEFINNIPRSGAGKIMRRVLRARKFERKDNN
- the LOC144448175 gene encoding adenosine deaminase-like, which encodes MAQTAASALFSKYRVELHCHLDGSIRCSTLYDLARKQGSFYGKKPYEEFIEDVTYTGVGNLPKFLEVFGRFLPWLVGDQEAVERIAYELCEDKAKDGVAYIETRYCPHLFANDNIVALKQTGGDVSPRDVVTWVNEGLLRGSQEFGIVAKSILCCHRGYPEWSRDIVELCKEFHNDTVVGIDLCGDERIPPCKNDIDAFLEAERCGIHRTVHAGESGPVANVVQAIDVLKAERIGHGYRVLDDARLYERIKEKRIHLEVCPMSSYHLSTAGTEDFSKHPAAKFAADNVNFSLNTDDDSVFQTTLTKQFDVAFNKIGVNEAQLIRTTFNAARSAFLPDDKKQHLLRHLKIAHGIEKPTVHNRQHWYNSSWL